From the Nonlabens marinus S1-08 genome, one window contains:
- a CDS encoding lycopene cyclase family protein produces the protein MDYHYDIAIVGLGCAGSHVLIQMLDHPEMKDKKIIVFDDFQADSLEKTWSFWEKGAGKWDSLLLDRWTQGKFQTSQVEIDLGLNPYSYKTIKSKGVIAFAKAKLQQNPNATFVDARVDRIEESKVAAIHTNKGVFKSKLVLDSRVSPEFYKDTEAITLRQHFLGWHLRTEQEVFDPERFVMMDYRLMDPGTTSFMYILPYSETEALVEFTYFSPDLVADQVYENYLNQYIDTYLNATDYSIVQTEQGVIPMTTYRFEKHHTSFVHKIGTAGGWVKSSTGYSFKLSEKRATQLISNYIKGRDLDHGMQKKRFRFYDDIMLDVLHQHNNRGHLLFENLYSNNPIARIFSFLDEESNFLQELKIMLPLTSLPFIKSFFKKLF, from the coding sequence ATGGATTATCATTACGACATAGCAATAGTAGGATTAGGCTGCGCTGGTAGTCACGTGCTGATTCAAATGCTGGATCATCCTGAAATGAAAGATAAAAAAATCATCGTCTTTGATGATTTTCAGGCAGACAGCCTTGAGAAAACTTGGAGCTTTTGGGAGAAAGGCGCAGGAAAATGGGACTCGCTTTTGCTGGATCGATGGACTCAAGGCAAATTTCAAACCAGCCAAGTAGAGATCGATCTGGGATTGAATCCTTATAGCTATAAGACAATAAAGAGTAAAGGTGTGATCGCTTTCGCGAAAGCGAAACTCCAACAAAACCCTAACGCAACATTTGTAGATGCTCGAGTAGACCGCATTGAAGAATCAAAAGTTGCCGCTATTCATACAAATAAGGGAGTTTTCAAATCTAAACTCGTACTAGACAGCAGAGTGTCTCCAGAATTTTATAAGGATACTGAGGCAATCACATTGCGTCAGCATTTTCTGGGATGGCATTTAAGAACTGAGCAAGAAGTATTTGATCCCGAGCGATTTGTGATGATGGACTACCGTTTAATGGATCCAGGGACAACAAGCTTTATGTATATTCTTCCTTATTCGGAAACGGAAGCCCTAGTAGAGTTCACCTATTTCTCACCAGATTTAGTGGCAGACCAGGTGTATGAAAACTACCTAAACCAATACATTGACACCTATTTAAATGCCACAGACTATAGCATAGTTCAAACCGAGCAAGGCGTCATTCCCATGACTACATATAGATTTGAAAAGCATCACACATCATTTGTGCATAAAATAGGTACCGCTGGTGGCTGGGTGAAGAGCAGTACGGGTTACAGTTTCAAGCTGAGTGAAAAACGAGCTACTCAATTGATTTCTAATTATATTAAAGGTAGGGATTTAGACCATGGAATGCAGAAGAAACGTTTCCGGTTCTATGATGACATCATGCTAGATGTATTGCACCAGCACAACAATCGCGGACATTTACTCTTTGAGAATTTATATTCAAATAATCCGATTGCTAGAATATTTTCCTTTCTAGATGAAGAAAGTAACTTCTTGCA
- a CDS encoding carotenoid biosynthesis protein, whose amino-acid sequence MKNGLLIFLWIVHVSALIGLALGYEEFFLGKSPFTMLLLAGLLIYYFPITVPKTILLFLSFTAIGIAVEWIGVHTGWLFGTYSYGDNFGPKLDGIPYLIGINWALLTFSTHIIARRFFHNRWIIAGAGAALMVVLDLFLEQICDYAGFWSFENGAGWFNYLCWFVIAYVLHLIANSFNLKGDFKVSAHLYIVQLIFAAILWIIITT is encoded by the coding sequence ATGAAAAATGGCCTCCTTATATTTTTGTGGATCGTCCATGTGAGTGCTCTCATTGGTCTAGCCTTGGGTTATGAGGAATTTTTTTTAGGAAAATCACCCTTTACCATGCTCTTGCTTGCTGGGTTACTCATTTACTATTTCCCCATTACCGTTCCTAAAACAATCCTGTTGTTCCTAAGTTTTACTGCCATAGGTATTGCGGTGGAATGGATAGGCGTTCATACAGGTTGGTTATTTGGAACCTATTCCTATGGCGATAATTTTGGCCCTAAACTCGACGGTATTCCCTATTTGATAGGTATCAATTGGGCATTATTGACATTTAGCACCCATATTATTGCAAGAAGGTTTTTCCACAACCGATGGATCATTGCAGGCGCAGGTGCTGCGTTAATGGTAGTTTTAGATCTATTCTTAGAACAAATTTGTGATTATGCGGGATTCTGGAGTTTTGAAAATGGCGCTGGATGGTTCAATTACCTCTGCTGGTTTGTCATCGCTTATGTACTACATCTCATTGCTAATAGCTTCAATTTAAAAGGAGATTTCAAAGTCTCGGCACATTTATACATCGTTCAACTTATCTTCGCCGCCATTCTATGGATTATCATTACGACATAG